The following coding sequences lie in one Methylotenera versatilis 301 genomic window:
- a CDS encoding organic hydroperoxide resistance protein has translation MALEKIIYTAHAMASGGRDGIVKSDDGKLDVKLNPPKEMGGNGNGTNPEQLFAAGYASCFIGALKFVAGTQKVVLPADTSINASVDFGTRTNGAKGFNVDVALSISVPGMDRAKAEALIHEAHEVCPYSNATRGNIDVTLILG, from the coding sequence ATGGCTCTGGAAAAAATTATTTATACCGCCCACGCGATGGCCAGCGGGGGTCGCGACGGCATTGTGAAATCTGATGACGGTAAGCTCGATGTCAAACTTAATCCACCCAAGGAAATGGGCGGCAACGGTAATGGCACTAATCCAGAGCAGCTATTCGCTGCGGGTTATGCCTCATGCTTCATAGGTGCCTTAAAGTTTGTCGCAGGCACGCAAAAAGTTGTCTTGCCTGCTGATACATCTATCAATGCCAGTGTGGATTTCGGAACGCGCACGAATGGGGCCAAAGGTTTTAATGTTGATGTTGCCCTGAGCATCAGCGTACCTGGCATGGACCGCGCTAAAGCCGAAGCCCTGATCCATGAAGCGCACGAAGTCTGTCCATATTCCAATGCTACCCGCGGCAATATTGACGTTACACTTATCTTAGGATGA
- a CDS encoding dienelactone hydrolase family protein: MDIKTYGLQPLDFNLADQESDESVTVSSGGLSRRAFMMTSLAVGFAIASKPVLAQAINTDTHGLVAGEVSVPVTDGHIPAYRAMPSAGKDFPVILVIQEIFGVHEHIKDMCRRFAKLGYMAIAPELFARQGDVSQMTDVGEILSKVVSKVPDAQVLADLDATVAYVKSTGKGDLAKLGTVGYCWGGRAVWLYAVHNPSVKAAVAYYGLLNGMKSEIKANDPIDIAQTLKVPVLGLYASIDAFIKPEIIEQMQAGLEKSGSGSEIVVFPNVNHGFNADYRPTYNKTAAQYAWKLTQDWLKNHGV, translated from the coding sequence ATGGATATAAAAACTTATGGATTGCAACCGCTCGATTTTAATCTGGCGGATCAGGAATCAGATGAATCGGTCACTGTAAGTTCTGGAGGATTGTCGCGCCGCGCCTTTATGATGACATCGCTGGCCGTGGGCTTTGCCATTGCCTCCAAGCCGGTACTGGCCCAAGCCATTAATACAGATACGCATGGCTTAGTGGCGGGAGAGGTTAGTGTGCCGGTTACGGATGGTCACATCCCCGCCTACCGTGCCATGCCCAGCGCTGGCAAAGATTTCCCGGTCATTTTGGTAATCCAAGAAATCTTTGGCGTACATGAGCATATCAAGGATATGTGCAGGCGCTTCGCCAAACTGGGCTACATGGCGATTGCCCCCGAGCTGTTTGCGCGCCAGGGCGATGTGTCACAAATGACGGATGTAGGAGAAATATTAAGCAAAGTTGTCAGCAAGGTTCCCGATGCGCAGGTGCTTGCCGACCTTGATGCAACTGTGGCTTATGTGAAATCCACCGGCAAGGGCGACCTAGCTAAACTGGGCACCGTAGGTTATTGCTGGGGTGGCCGTGCTGTGTGGTTATACGCCGTGCATAATCCATCGGTTAAAGCGGCAGTTGCTTATTATGGCCTGCTCAACGGCATGAAATCCGAGATAAAGGCTAATGATCCTATTGATATTGCGCAGACATTGAAAGTGCCTGTGCTGGGACTTTATGCAAGCATAGATGCGTTTATAAAACCTGAGATCATTGAACAAATGCAGGCTGGGCTGGAAAAGTCAGGCAGCGGTTCAGAAATCGTGGTATTCCCCAATGTGAATCATGGCTTCAATGCAGACTATCGCCCAACTTATAACAAAACCGCAGCGCAATACGCTTGGAAGCTGACACAAGATTGGTTGAAAAACCACGGCGTTTAA
- a CDS encoding MarR family winged helix-turn-helix transcriptional regulator, giving the protein MTKVYKPLLAQFKLTYPQYLVLLVLWEQDALTVNTLGQRLFLDSGTLTPLLKRLEKVGFISKQRALDDERRVIVTLTSAGKKLRDQALQVPIQVSCNTGCSLPEMRALHHQLIKLRISLGKH; this is encoded by the coding sequence ATGACCAAGGTTTACAAGCCTTTGCTAGCGCAGTTCAAGCTGACCTACCCGCAATATCTAGTACTGCTTGTGCTTTGGGAGCAGGACGCACTCACCGTGAATACTCTGGGGCAACGCCTATTTCTGGATTCTGGCACATTGACGCCTTTACTAAAGCGCTTGGAAAAGGTGGGTTTTATCTCAAAGCAAAGAGCGCTCGATGACGAACGGCGAGTGATTGTGACGCTGACATCGGCAGGCAAAAAGCTGCGTGACCAAGCATTGCAAGTCCCGATTCAGGTTTCTTGCAATACCGGCTGCTCATTGCCTGAAATGCGAGCACTGCATCATCAGTTGATCAAGCTCAGAATTTCGCTGGGAAAACATTAA
- a CDS encoding MarR family winged helix-turn-helix transcriptional regulator, which translates to MMPLSNINIKSPESALETLKLFRIIFKSATRHFHEIEKIAGIGGASLWAMAEIAENDNLTVTGLAKAMSVHQSTASNLIEKLETGGNVIRTRSVEDRRLVNLSLTDLGREVMAKAPPPYRGILPDALMRLSPESLLELNRHLTELVSNMELKHDSSAFEPLGGA; encoded by the coding sequence ATGATGCCCTTAAGTAACATTAATATAAAGTCTCCTGAGTCCGCTTTGGAAACGCTCAAGTTATTTCGTATTATCTTCAAATCTGCTACCCGTCACTTCCATGAAATTGAAAAAATTGCAGGTATTGGTGGTGCCTCGTTATGGGCAATGGCTGAAATTGCAGAAAATGATAATTTGACAGTAACTGGATTAGCCAAAGCTATGTCCGTGCATCAGTCAACCGCAAGTAATCTTATTGAAAAGCTTGAAACTGGTGGGAATGTTATACGTACGCGTAGTGTAGAGGACCGGCGGTTAGTCAATCTATCGTTGACAGACCTGGGGCGTGAAGTCATGGCTAAGGCACCTCCACCTTACCGAGGCATTCTTCCTGATGCGCTAATGCGGCTTAGTCCAGAATCTTTATTGGAATTGAATCGTCATTTGACTGAACTAGTTTCAAATATGGAGCTTAAGCATGACAGCAGTGCATTTGAGCCACTTGGCGGAGCATAA
- a CDS encoding chloride channel protein: MTDLDSWRERLVVWVAAMTAGFIVVMFAKAAEYATSFFFSLQKTSWWLPLVVTPAGGMLIVWITNRWFLGAGGSGIPQTIAALQDKGSRSEHPKLIGLKLAFGKIFLGVGALAAGFSSGREGPSVQVAASVMHAFRRFLPSGFSVHPKHLILAGGAAGISAAFNTPLAGIVFAIEELGRHFEQKTNGVIITAIVLSGLVSMSLEGNYTYFGHITVGKIDKDIIAPIIVCGLVCGVLGGIFSRTLIESSTRMNGKLGVFRALHPLWWAGFCGVLVALLGAISDGAAHGSGYIFTQNILNGTNTSTWQYAPIKYLATIFTYLSGVPGGIFAPSLSIGAGIGNDMLPLFGHYHAATAISVLCMAGFLAAVTQAPLTSFIIVMEMIDGHEMVISLMAISLIAAIISRIFSTPLYSTLADKQISSITNDNQKPQTNME; this comes from the coding sequence TTGACAGACCTTGATTCTTGGCGAGAGCGACTTGTTGTTTGGGTCGCCGCGATGACGGCTGGGTTTATAGTTGTGATGTTCGCAAAGGCCGCGGAATATGCTACTAGCTTCTTTTTCTCATTGCAAAAAACCAGCTGGTGGTTACCGCTAGTAGTGACCCCAGCTGGAGGAATGCTGATTGTCTGGATAACCAATCGCTGGTTTTTAGGCGCAGGTGGTAGTGGCATTCCACAAACCATAGCCGCTTTGCAGGATAAAGGTAGTAGAAGCGAGCATCCTAAACTGATAGGACTTAAATTGGCATTTGGAAAGATCTTTCTTGGTGTTGGTGCACTGGCAGCAGGTTTCTCATCTGGCAGAGAAGGACCCTCTGTTCAGGTTGCAGCTAGTGTCATGCATGCTTTTAGACGCTTTCTTCCTTCTGGATTTTCAGTACACCCAAAGCACCTTATTCTGGCTGGTGGCGCTGCAGGAATTTCGGCTGCCTTTAACACCCCGCTTGCAGGTATTGTTTTCGCAATTGAGGAACTTGGACGTCATTTTGAACAAAAAACCAATGGGGTAATCATTACCGCGATCGTATTGTCCGGTTTGGTATCAATGTCCTTAGAAGGTAACTACACCTATTTTGGGCATATCACTGTAGGGAAAATTGACAAAGATATCATCGCACCTATTATCGTTTGCGGTTTGGTCTGCGGTGTATTGGGTGGTATATTCAGCAGGACACTCATCGAGTCATCCACTAGAATGAACGGCAAGCTCGGGGTATTTCGCGCGCTTCATCCACTTTGGTGGGCGGGTTTCTGTGGTGTGCTAGTTGCTTTGTTGGGTGCTATAAGTGATGGTGCGGCCCATGGTTCAGGTTACATTTTTACGCAAAACATTCTTAATGGAACTAATACATCAACATGGCAATATGCACCTATAAAATATCTTGCCACTATATTCACGTATCTAAGCGGAGTGCCTGGTGGAATATTTGCGCCATCACTTTCTATTGGTGCTGGGATCGGCAATGATATGTTGCCATTGTTTGGGCATTATCATGCAGCTACTGCGATAAGTGTACTTTGTATGGCTGGGTTTTTGGCAGCGGTAACGCAAGCACCTCTCACTTCATTTATTATCGTCATGGAAATGATAGATGGGCATGAAATGGTGATTAGCCTAATGGCAATCTCGCTAATCGCGGCCATTATTTCAAGAATATTCAGCACACCTTTATACTCGACCCTTGCTGACAAGCAAATTTCAAGCATCACAAATGACAATCAAAAACCACAAACTAATATGGAGTGA
- the pal gene encoding peptidoglycan-associated lipoprotein Pal: protein MKKILVPLLLAGMISACAGSHVKEAPSNVAKMPVASPKQAEPESPPPAVTSSAPENKIEVNPLTDPNNILSKRSVYFDFDKYVVKPEYRTLLEAHAKYLLSHPEKSIRIEGNADDRGSREYNLALGQKRAVAVKSLANLLGVPDKQIETISYGEEKPKATGEDETSWAENRRADIVYSGE, encoded by the coding sequence ATGAAGAAAATATTAGTGCCTTTGTTACTTGCTGGCATGATCTCCGCGTGTGCTGGTTCGCATGTAAAGGAAGCCCCAAGTAATGTAGCGAAGATGCCAGTAGCAAGTCCAAAGCAAGCCGAACCTGAAAGTCCTCCACCAGCAGTTACATCATCTGCTCCTGAGAATAAGATAGAAGTTAATCCCTTAACGGATCCTAATAACATCCTCTCTAAACGTAGTGTTTACTTTGATTTCGATAAGTATGTAGTTAAGCCAGAATACAGAACATTACTTGAAGCGCATGCTAAATACCTACTGAGCCATCCTGAAAAAAGTATCCGCATTGAAGGCAATGCCGATGATAGAGGCAGTCGTGAATACAATCTCGCATTAGGTCAAAAACGTGCAGTTGCGGTCAAGAGCCTCGCAAATTTATTAGGCGTGCCGGACAAACAAATTGAAACCATCAGTTATGGTGAGGAAAAGCCTAAGGCAACCGGCGAAGATGAAACCTCTTGGGCCGAAAATCGTAGGGCTGACATTGTTTATTCAGGCGAATAA